One part of the Mycobacterium marinum genome encodes these proteins:
- a CDS encoding enoyl-CoA hydratase/isomerase family protein yields MPLTYQDFPSLRFEPSEHGVLNLVLDSPGLNSVGPQMHRDLADVWPVIDRDPDVRVVLVRGEGKAFSSGGSFELIDETIGDYEARIRIMREARDLVLNLVNLDKPVVSAIRGPAVGAGLVVALLADISVASATAKIIDGHTKLGVAAGDHAAICWPLLVGMAKAKYYLLTCETLSGEEAERIGLVSTCVDDDEVLPTATRLAENLGQGAQNAIRWTKRSLNHWYRMFGPTFETSLGLEFLGFTGPDVQEGLAAHRQKRPARFTDRTEGP; encoded by the coding sequence ATGCCACTCACCTACCAAGATTTCCCCAGCCTTCGCTTCGAGCCGAGTGAGCACGGCGTGCTGAATCTGGTGCTGGACTCCCCCGGGCTGAATTCGGTCGGACCGCAGATGCACCGCGACCTCGCCGACGTCTGGCCGGTGATCGACCGTGACCCCGACGTGCGGGTGGTGCTGGTTCGTGGTGAGGGCAAAGCGTTTTCGTCCGGGGGCAGTTTTGAGCTCATCGACGAAACGATCGGCGACTACGAAGCCCGAATCCGCATCATGCGCGAGGCCCGTGACCTGGTGCTCAACCTGGTCAACCTCGACAAGCCGGTGGTTTCGGCGATTCGCGGCCCGGCCGTTGGCGCCGGTCTGGTGGTAGCGCTGCTCGCCGATATCTCGGTGGCAAGCGCAACCGCGAAAATCATCGACGGCCACACCAAGCTCGGGGTGGCGGCCGGTGACCACGCCGCCATCTGCTGGCCGCTGCTGGTCGGCATGGCCAAGGCCAAGTACTACCTACTCACCTGCGAGACACTGTCCGGCGAAGAAGCTGAACGCATCGGCCTGGTCTCGACGTGCGTCGATGACGATGAGGTGCTGCCCACCGCCACCCGGCTGGCCGAGAATCTGGGGCAGGGGGCGCAAAACGCGATCCGCTGGACCAAGCGCAGCCTCAATCACTGGTACCGGATGTTCGGGCCGACCTTCGAAACGTCGCTTGGCCTGGAGTTTCTCGGGTTCACCGGCCCCGACGTGCAGGAAGGCCTGGCCGCGCACCGGCAGAAGCGTCCCGCCCGGTTTACCGACCGCACCGAGGGGCCCTAG
- a CDS encoding protoporphyrinogen oxidase: protein MTPGSYCVVGGGISGLTAAFRLRLAVGEDASITLLDPSDRLGGILRTERVGGQPMDLGAEAFVVRRPEMPALLAELGLSGLQRSTTGARPLIYSCQQLHPLPTGTVMGIPASARSLAGLVDDATIAQIEAEPDRPLHWRPGGDPAVAELVAERFGEQTVTRSVDPLLCGVYAGSAATIGVRAAIPAVAAALDRGATSLTEAVRQSLPPAGAGPVFGALAGGYQVLVEELVARSGVQWVQAAVSKIEPGWTLHDDAGRRWHADAVILAIPAPRLVRILDGVDGVDPRSVAAASRVRSASSAVVALAVPADTPFPQCSGVLVANGEPLRAKAITLSSRKWGIQGDVQQLRISFGRFGDDLAERVSDHQLLSWARDDLATVFGVTVDPIDSRVQRWIEAMPQYGPGHGELVAQVRAGLPPTLAVAGSYLDGIGVPACVGAAGRAVDGVVGALNPQVAR, encoded by the coding sequence ATGACGCCGGGCTCGTATTGTGTTGTGGGCGGTGGAATCTCGGGCCTGACCGCGGCCTTCCGGTTGCGGCTGGCGGTCGGTGAAGACGCCTCGATCACCCTGTTGGACCCCAGCGATCGGCTGGGCGGAATCTTGCGCACCGAGCGGGTCGGCGGACAGCCGATGGATCTGGGTGCCGAAGCGTTCGTGGTGCGCCGTCCGGAGATGCCCGCCCTGCTCGCCGAACTCGGTCTGTCCGGGCTGCAGCGCTCCACCACGGGCGCCCGGCCGCTGATCTACAGCTGCCAACAGCTGCACCCGCTGCCAACGGGCACCGTGATGGGGATCCCGGCTTCGGCGCGCTCGCTTGCCGGCCTGGTTGACGACGCCACGATTGCCCAGATCGAGGCCGAACCGGACCGGCCGCTGCACTGGCGCCCGGGCGGCGATCCCGCGGTGGCCGAACTGGTGGCCGAGCGGTTCGGCGAGCAGACCGTGACCAGGTCGGTCGATCCGCTGCTGTGCGGCGTCTATGCGGGCTCGGCCGCCACGATCGGTGTGCGCGCGGCCATCCCGGCGGTGGCGGCGGCGCTGGACCGCGGCGCCACCAGCCTGACCGAGGCGGTTCGGCAGAGCTTGCCACCGGCCGGTGCCGGTCCGGTATTCGGCGCCTTGGCGGGCGGCTATCAGGTGCTGGTCGAGGAGCTGGTCGCACGCAGTGGGGTGCAATGGGTGCAGGCCGCGGTCAGCAAGATCGAACCCGGTTGGACGCTGCACGACGATGCCGGCCGGCGCTGGCACGCCGACGCCGTCATCCTGGCCATCCCGGCCCCGCGCCTGGTGCGGATCCTCGACGGTGTCGACGGGGTGGATCCACGCAGCGTCGCGGCCGCGAGCCGGGTGCGCAGTGCCTCCTCGGCAGTGGTGGCGCTGGCGGTGCCAGCAGATACCCCCTTCCCGCAGTGTTCCGGGGTGCTGGTGGCCAACGGTGAGCCGTTGCGGGCCAAGGCAATCACGTTGTCGTCGCGGAAATGGGGTATCCAGGGCGACGTCCAGCAGCTGCGGATTTCGTTCGGGCGGTTCGGCGACGACCTGGCCGAGCGCGTGTCCGACCACCAGCTCCTCTCGTGGGCGCGCGACGACCTGGCCACGGTGTTCGGTGTGACGGTGGATCCCATCGATTCACGTGTGCAGCGGTGGATCGAGGCGATGCCGCAATACGGTCCCGGTCACGGGGAGCTGGTCGCGCAGGTGCGGGCCGGGCTGCCCCCGACATTGGCCGTGGCCGGCAGCTATCTGGACGGAATCGGGGTGCCGGCCTGTGTCGGGGCGGCGGGCCGCGCGGTGGACGGCGTCGTTGGGGCGCTCAACCCGCAAGTGGCACGATAG
- a CDS encoding ribonuclease D has product MCSALSPEGNEPPEGTAPEATPLLSPASGVPELSVTAGQIEAAATLLDRGSGPFAVDAERASGFRYSNRAYLIQIRRAGAGTVLIDPVSHGGDPLTVLQPLAEVLAKDEWILHSADQDLPCLAEVGMRPSALYDTELAGRLAGYDRVNLATMVERLLGMGLVKGHGAADWSKRPLPSDWLNYAALDVELLIELRSAISGVLAEQGKSDWAAQEFEYLRTFESRWVPATAKPDRWRRTSGIHKVRDRRGLAAVRELWITRDRIAERRDIAPRRILPDSAIIDAALADPKSVEDLVSLPVFGGRNQRRNATMWLGALDVARKSQHPPEVAEPSNGPPVPARWSRRKPEAAARLEAARAALSEVSDSVGVPTENLVTPELVRRLCWDWAPVAAAEIASTIDEFLATGQARVWQRELVVPALAAALANAAEPETEPGAR; this is encoded by the coding sequence ATGTGCTCAGCCCTATCTCCTGAGGGGAACGAACCGCCGGAGGGCACAGCACCCGAAGCCACTCCCCTGCTGAGCCCGGCGAGCGGGGTTCCGGAACTCTCCGTGACCGCTGGCCAGATCGAGGCGGCCGCGACACTCCTGGACCGCGGCAGCGGCCCCTTTGCCGTCGACGCCGAGCGCGCATCGGGCTTTCGTTACTCCAATCGGGCCTATCTGATCCAGATCCGGCGGGCCGGCGCCGGAACGGTGCTGATCGACCCGGTCAGCCACGGCGGTGACCCGCTGACCGTGCTGCAACCGCTGGCCGAAGTGCTGGCCAAAGACGAGTGGATCCTGCACTCGGCCGACCAGGACCTGCCCTGTCTGGCCGAGGTTGGGATGCGTCCGTCGGCGTTGTACGACACCGAACTGGCGGGGCGATTGGCCGGGTACGACCGGGTGAACCTGGCGACCATGGTCGAGCGGCTGCTCGGCATGGGGCTGGTCAAAGGCCACGGCGCCGCCGACTGGTCCAAGCGTCCGCTGCCGTCGGACTGGCTCAACTACGCCGCGTTGGACGTGGAGTTGCTCATCGAGCTGCGCTCGGCGATCTCGGGGGTGCTGGCCGAGCAAGGTAAATCCGACTGGGCCGCGCAAGAATTCGAGTATCTGCGGACGTTCGAATCACGTTGGGTGCCGGCGACCGCCAAACCGGACCGCTGGCGGCGAACCTCGGGGATCCACAAAGTGCGTGACCGGCGAGGTCTGGCCGCCGTTCGCGAGTTGTGGATAACCAGAGACCGCATCGCCGAGCGTCGTGACATCGCACCCCGCCGGATTCTGCCGGACTCGGCGATCATCGATGCCGCCCTCGCCGACCCGAAGTCGGTCGAAGACCTGGTGTCATTGCCGGTGTTCGGCGGGCGCAACCAGCGCCGTAACGCGACGATGTGGCTCGGGGCCCTCGACGTCGCGCGCAAGAGCCAGCATCCGCCGGAAGTGGCCGAACCCTCCAATGGGCCGCCCGTTCCGGCGCGGTGGAGCCGACGCAAACCCGAAGCTGCCGCGCGCCTGGAGGCCGCCCGCGCGGCGTTGTCCGAGGTGTCGGATTCGGTGGGAGTGCCGACGGAGAACCTGGTCACGCCCGAGCTGGTGCGGCGCCTGTGCTGGGACTGGGCACCGGTGGCCGCCGCCGAGATAGCCAGCACCATCGATGAATTCTTGGCCACCGGGCAAGCCCGGGTCTGGCAGCGTGAGCTGGTGGTACCCGCCCTGGCCGCGGCGCTGGCCAATGCCGCCGAACCCGAGACCGAACCGGGCGCCCGCTAG
- the dxs gene encoding 1-deoxy-D-xylulose-5-phosphate synthase: MLEQIRGPADLQHLSQAQLRDLAQEIREFLVHRVAATGGHLGPNLGVVELTLALHRVFDSPHDPIIFDTGHQAYVHKMLTGRAQDFESLRKKGGLSGYPCRAESEHDWVESSHASAALSYADGLSKAFELSGLRNRHVVAVVGDGALTGGMCWEALNNIAASHRPVVIVVNDNGRSYAPTIGGVADHLAKLRLQPAYEQVLEKGRDVVRAVPLVGEVCYHFMHSVKAGIKDSLSPQLLFTDLGLKYVGPVDGHDERAVEVALRSARGFGGPVIVHVVTRKGMGYGPAEADVAEQMHSTVPIDPATGQATKLAGPGWTTTFADALIEYAGKRRDIVAITAAMPGPTGLTAFGQQFPDRLFDVGIAEQHAMTSAAGLAMGGMHPVVAIYSTFLNRAFDQIMMDVALHQLPVTMVLDRAGITGSDGPSHNGMWDLSMLGIVPGMRVAAPRDAARLREELGEALEVSDGPTALRFPKGDVGEDIPALERRDGMDVLAVPASGLNHDVLLIAVGALASMALAVAKRLHNQGIGVTVIDPRWVLPVADGIGDLAVAHKLVVTLEDNGVNGGVGSAVSAALRRAEIDVPCRDVGLPQQFFEHASRGELLADLGLTDQDVARRVTGWVAALGACVSEAEIKEHLD; the protein is encoded by the coding sequence ATGCTGGAACAGATCCGTGGTCCCGCTGATCTGCAGCACCTGTCTCAGGCGCAGTTGCGTGATCTGGCCCAGGAGATCCGAGAGTTTCTGGTGCACAGGGTCGCCGCCACCGGGGGACACCTGGGACCGAATCTTGGGGTCGTGGAGCTGACGCTGGCTTTGCACCGGGTGTTCGACTCGCCCCATGATCCGATCATCTTCGACACGGGTCACCAGGCCTACGTGCACAAGATGCTGACCGGCCGCGCCCAGGACTTCGAAAGCCTGCGCAAGAAGGGCGGGTTGTCGGGTTATCCGTGCCGGGCCGAGAGCGAACACGACTGGGTGGAATCCAGCCACGCCAGCGCGGCGCTGTCCTACGCCGACGGTCTGTCCAAGGCGTTCGAGCTGAGCGGGCTCCGTAATCGGCATGTGGTTGCGGTGGTCGGCGACGGCGCGCTCACCGGCGGCATGTGCTGGGAAGCGTTGAACAACATCGCAGCCTCGCACCGGCCGGTGGTCATCGTCGTCAACGACAACGGGCGCAGCTACGCGCCCACCATCGGCGGGGTCGCCGATCACCTGGCCAAGCTGCGGTTGCAGCCGGCCTACGAACAGGTGCTGGAGAAGGGCCGAGACGTGGTACGGGCGGTGCCGCTGGTCGGCGAAGTCTGTTACCACTTCATGCACAGCGTCAAGGCCGGTATCAAGGACTCCCTGTCGCCGCAGTTGCTGTTCACCGACCTCGGGTTGAAGTACGTCGGCCCGGTCGACGGACACGATGAGCGGGCGGTAGAGGTCGCGTTGCGCAGTGCCCGCGGTTTCGGTGGCCCGGTGATCGTGCACGTGGTCACCCGCAAGGGAATGGGTTACGGCCCGGCCGAGGCCGACGTGGCCGAGCAGATGCACTCCACGGTTCCGATCGACCCGGCCACCGGGCAGGCCACCAAGCTGGCGGGCCCGGGCTGGACGACGACGTTCGCCGATGCCTTGATCGAATACGCCGGCAAGCGCCGCGACATCGTGGCCATCACCGCCGCGATGCCGGGCCCCACCGGTTTGACCGCGTTCGGCCAGCAGTTCCCGGACCGCCTGTTCGACGTCGGTATCGCCGAGCAACACGCGATGACGTCGGCGGCCGGGCTGGCGATGGGCGGAATGCACCCGGTCGTCGCGATCTACTCGACGTTCCTGAACCGCGCATTCGACCAGATCATGATGGATGTCGCGCTGCACCAGCTGCCGGTCACCATGGTGCTCGACCGGGCCGGGATCACCGGTTCGGATGGTCCCAGCCACAACGGCATGTGGGATTTGTCGATGCTGGGCATCGTTCCCGGAATGCGGGTAGCCGCGCCCAGGGATGCCGCCCGGTTGCGGGAGGAACTTGGCGAGGCGCTCGAGGTCAGCGATGGTCCGACGGCGTTGCGGTTCCCCAAAGGCGATGTGGGCGAAGATATTCCGGCACTGGAACGGCGCGATGGCATGGATGTGTTGGCCGTGCCGGCTAGCGGCTTGAACCACGACGTGCTGCTGATAGCGGTAGGTGCATTGGCGTCGATGGCGCTGGCGGTGGCCAAACGGCTGCACAACCAGGGGATCGGGGTGACGGTGATCGACCCTCGCTGGGTGTTGCCGGTGGCCGATGGGATCGGCGACCTGGCGGTGGCGCACAAGCTGGTGGTGACGCTGGAGGACAACGGCGTCAACGGTGGCGTCGGGTCAGCGGTGTCCGCTGCGCTGCGGCGTGCCGAGATTGACGTGCCCTGTCGCGATGTGGGGTTGCCGCAGCAGTTCTTCGAGCACGCCTCGCGTGGTGAACTGCTGGCCGACCTGGGGTTGACCGATCAGGACGTGGCCCGCCGGGTCACCGGTTGGGTTGCCGCGCTGGGTGCATGCGTTTCGGAAGCCGAGATCAAAGAACATCTCGACTAG
- a CDS encoding PE family protein: protein MSYLAIAPEIVAAAAADMDGIGSAITAANAAAAIPTSAIAAAAADEISAAIAELFGNHAQQYQALSAQMARFHDQFVRSLSGAAQTYASAEATGAAPLQPVLDLINGPTQALLGRPLIGNGASGAPGTGQAGGDGGLLIGNGGAGGSGAAGQAGGAGGAAGLIGSGGAGGIGGTGAAGGKGGNAVLFGAGGNGGIGGTGAVGGTGAAGGAGGNGGFLFGHGGDGGTGGTGASGVAGANGGAGQTGLAGTDGGTGGVGGAGGKGGLLFGAGGEGGAGGTGGAGGAGGTGGDGLAATTPGGTGGNAGDGGGGGAGGNAGAGGAGGQGGLFGHAGTTGAGGDGGNGGTGGLAGNGGAGGNGDASNPNGGTGGNGANPGAGGAGGAGGNGSRTGAPGTTGNTPTTAAGHGGKGGDGFSPATSDQDGGSGGKGGDAGQFGNGGNGGNGGNGGNGAAGAAGDAAGSGHTGGNGGAGGGGGNAGQFGEPGTGGSGGNGGKGGDGAAGGLAQAGGNGGEGGAGGNAGAGGLSGTGDSTGNAGTGGNGGAGGNGGTGGDGSDGGPGGAGGKGGNSGPGGTNGTGGHGGNGGTGGDGGDGASGVGLGKAGGNGATGGNGGNAGSGGAAGTGGTGGTNGSAGTGGTGGTGGNGGAGDKGAVGDSGFAGGTGGDGGTGGNSGPGGTNGTGGHGGNGGTGGDGGDGASGVGLGKAGGNGATGGNGGNAGSGGAAGTGGTGGTNGSAGTGGTGGTGGNGGAGDKGAVGDSGFAGGTGGDGGTGGNSGPGGTNGTGGHGGNGGTGGDGGDGASGVGLGKAGGNGATGGNGGNAGSGGAAGTGGTGGTNGNAGTGGTGGTGGTGGTGDTGAESATSFAGGTGGDGGTGGNSGTGGTNGSGGNGGKGGTGGDGRNGSTGTIGGNGGTGGTGGIGGTAGTGGTGGSAGNAGTGGTGGNGGAGDSGASGGAGGAGGEGGAGIGGKDGGTGGTGGTGGTGGAGVVSGLSAFPGGIGGTGGAGGQGGQATGGGDAGDGGTGGQGGTGGQGATSLFEASSGGTGGAGGAGGLGGQAADGGNAGDGGTGGQGGTGGQGATGPTVNDTAGDGGAGGDGGVGGAGGQGGQATDGGNAGNAGDGGNGGQGGTGGQGAAAPSAAKAAGNGGAGGVGGDGGNGADASGGGNGGDGGKSGGGGTGGTGGKSLGNLPSGDGGVGGNAGTGGNGGNATDGGAGGKGGDGAAGGTGGNAGEFQSLLGIGKGGDGGTGGDGGNGGTGTPVGAGGLAGTGGAGGFGIFPGGQTGQNGTDGKAG from the coding sequence ATGTCCTACCTAGCCATTGCACCGGAGATCGTGGCCGCCGCGGCCGCGGATATGGACGGGATCGGCTCGGCCATCACCGCCGCCAATGCCGCCGCGGCGATCCCAACCAGCGCTATCGCGGCCGCGGCCGCCGATGAGATTTCGGCGGCCATCGCCGAACTGTTCGGCAACCACGCCCAGCAATATCAGGCCCTGAGCGCCCAAATGGCGCGGTTCCACGACCAGTTCGTGCGCAGCCTGTCCGGCGCAGCACAGACGTACGCCAGCGCCGAGGCCACCGGAGCCGCACCCCTGCAACCGGTGCTAGACCTGATCAACGGACCCACCCAAGCACTGTTGGGACGCCCGCTGATCGGCAACGGCGCCAGCGGGGCCCCAGGCACCGGGCAGGCCGGCGGTGACGGGGGCCTGCTGATCGGCAACGGCGGCGCCGGCGGTTCCGGCGCAGCAGGCCAGGCCGGCGGCGCCGGCGGGGCCGCCGGACTGATCGGCTCCGGCGGCGCCGGCGGCATCGGCGGAACCGGCGCGGCCGGCGGAAAAGGCGGCAACGCCGTCCTCTTCGGCGCCGGAGGCAACGGCGGCATCGGCGGGACCGGAGCCGTTGGCGGGACCGGGGCGGCCGGCGGAGCCGGCGGCAACGGCGGGTTCCTCTTCGGCCACGGCGGTGACGGCGGCACCGGCGGCACCGGCGCTAGCGGCGTTGCTGGCGCCAACGGTGGTGCGGGCCAAACCGGACTAGCCGGAACCGACGGCGGTACCGGCGGCGTCGGCGGGGCCGGCGGCAAAGGCGGGCTGCTGTTCGGCGCCGGCGGCGAGGGCGGGGCCGGCGGCACCGGCGGGGCCGGCGGCGCCGGCGGCACCGGTGGCGACGGGCTGGCCGCCACGACCCCTGGCGGCACTGGCGGCAACGCGGGCGACGGCGGCGGTGGCGGCGCTGGCGGTAACGCTGGAGCCGGCGGCGCGGGAGGCCAAGGTGGCCTGTTCGGCCATGCGGGTACCACCGGCGCCGGCGGCGATGGCGGTAATGGCGGCACCGGCGGACTCGCGGGCAACGGCGGGGCCGGCGGCAACGGCGACGCTAGCAACCCCAACGGCGGGACCGGCGGCAACGGCGCCAACCCGGGAGCCGGCGGGGCCGGCGGCGCCGGTGGCAACGGATCCCGCACCGGTGCACCCGGTACCACTGGCAACACCCCCACCACCGCGGCCGGCCACGGCGGCAAGGGCGGAGACGGCTTTAGTCCCGCCACCTCCGACCAAGACGGCGGGTCTGGCGGCAAGGGCGGAGACGCCGGCCAATTCGGCAACGGCGGCAACGGCGGCAACGGCGGCAACGGCGGCAACGGCGCCGCCGGAGCCGCCGGTGACGCGGCGGGCAGCGGCCACACCGGCGGCAACGGGGGCGCCGGCGGCGGCGGCGGTAACGCCGGTCAATTCGGTGAACCCGGCACGGGCGGATCCGGCGGGAACGGTGGCAAAGGCGGCGACGGCGCGGCCGGCGGCTTAGCCCAAGCCGGCGGAAACGGCGGCGAAGGCGGGGCCGGTGGCAACGCTGGCGCGGGAGGCCTGAGCGGCACCGGCGACAGCACCGGCAACGCCGGCACCGGCGGCAACGGCGGTGCCGGCGGCAACGGCGGAACCGGCGGCGATGGCAGCGATGGCGGACCCGGCGGTGCCGGCGGCAAGGGCGGCAACAGCGGCCCCGGCGGCACCAACGGCACCGGCGGCCACGGCGGAAACGGCGGCACCGGTGGCGACGGCGGCGACGGCGCCTCCGGAGTCGGCCTAGGCAAAGCCGGCGGCAACGGCGCTACCGGCGGCAACGGCGGCAACGCCGGATCCGGCGGCGCGGCCGGCACCGGCGGCACCGGCGGCACCAACGGCAGCGCCGGCACCGGCGGAACCGGCGGCACCGGCGGCAACGGCGGTGCCGGCGACAAGGGCGCCGTGGGTGACAGCGGCTTTGCCGGCGGTACCGGCGGCGACGGCGGCACCGGCGGCAACAGCGGCCCCGGCGGCACCAACGGCACCGGCGGCCACGGCGGAAACGGCGGCACCGGCGGAGACGGCGGCGACGGCGCCTCCGGAGTCGGCCTAGGCAAAGCCGGCGGCAACGGCGCCACCGGCGGCAACGGCGGCAACGCCGGATCCGGCGGCGCGGCCGGCACCGGCGGCACCGGCGGCACCAACGGCAGCGCCGGCACCGGCGGCACCGGCGGCACCGGCGGCAACGGCGGCGCCGGCGACAAGGGCGCCGTGGGTGACAGCGGCTTTGCCGGCGGTACCGGCGGCGACGGCGGCACCGGCGGCAACAGCGGCCCCGGCGGCACCAACGGCACCGGCGGCCACGGCGGAAACGGCGGCACCGGCGGAGACGGCGGCGACGGCGCCTCCGGAGTCGGCCTAGGCAAAGCCGGCGGCAACGGCGCCACCGGCGGCAACGGCGGCAACGCCGGATCCGGCGGCGCGGCCGGCACCGGCGGCACCGGCGGCACCAACGGCAACGCCGGCACCGGCGGCACCGGCGGAACCGGCGGCACCGGCGGAACCGGCGACACAGGCGCCGAAAGCGCCACCAGCTTTGCCGGCGGTACCGGCGGAGACGGCGGCACCGGCGGCAACAGCGGTACCGGCGGCACCAACGGCAGCGGCGGCAACGGCGGAAAGGGCGGCACCGGCGGCGACGGCCGCAACGGCAGTACCGGCACCATCGGCGGCAACGGCGGGACAGGCGGCACTGGCGGAATCGGGGGTACCGCCGGGACCGGCGGCACCGGGGGTAGCGCCGGCAACGCCGGCACCGGCGGCACCGGGGGCAATGGTGGCGCTGGTGACAGCGGCGCCTCTGGCGGCGCTGGCGGCGCTGGCGGCGAAGGCGGCGCCGGAATCGGCGGTAAAGACGGCGGTACCGGGGGCACTGGAGGCACTGGAGGCACTGGAGGTGCGGGCGTCGTCAGCGGCTTATCCGCCTTCCCCGGCGGCATCGGTGGCACCGGCGGAGCCGGCGGGCAGGGCGGCCAAGCAACCGGCGGCGGCGATGCCGGCGACGGCGGCACCGGCGGGCAGGGCGGAACAGGCGGGCAGGGCGCAACAAGCCTCTTCGAAGCCAGCTCCGGCGGCACCGGCGGGGCCGGCGGAGCCGGGGGGCTGGGCGGCCAAGCAGCCGACGGCGGCAATGCCGGCGACGGCGGCACCGGCGGGCAGGGCGGAACAGGCGGGCAGGGCGCAACAGGCCCCACAGTCAACGACACCGCCGGCGACGGCGGGGCCGGCGGGGACGGTGGCGTCGGCGGAGCCGGCGGGCAGGGCGGCCAAGCAACCGACGGCGGCAACGCCGGCAATGCCGGCGACGGCGGCAACGGCGGGCAGGGCGGAACAGGCGGGCAGGGCGCAGCAGCCCCCTCAGCCGCCAAGGCCGCCGGCAACGGCGGGGCCGGCGGCGTCGGCGGCGACGGCGGGAACGGCGCCGACGCCAGCGGCGGCGGCAACGGCGGCGACGGCGGGAAGTCCGGCGGGGGCGGAACCGGCGGAACCGGCGGCAAGAGCTTAGGCAATCTCCCCTCAGGTGACGGCGGAGTTGGAGGCAACGCCGGCACCGGCGGCAACGGTGGCAACGCAACCGATGGCGGTGCCGGCGGCAAAGGCGGAGACGGGGCCGCCGGCGGCACGGGCGGCAACGCCGGCGAGTTCCAGTCACTCCTCGGCATCGGCAAAGGCGGAGACGGCGGCACCGGCGGCGACGGCGGCAACGGCGGCACCGGCACACCCGTCGGGGCAGGCGGCCTGGCCGGTACCGGCGGTGCCGGCGGGTTTGGCATTTTCCCCGGCGGCCAGACCGGCCAGAATGGCACCGACGGCAAGGCCGGATGA
- the hemE gene encoding uroporphyrinogen decarboxylase — MSTRRDLPQSPYLAAVAGRKPSRVPVWFMRQAGRSLPEYRALRRQHSMLAACFEPEVACEVTMQPIRRYHVDAAILFSDIVVPLRAAGVDLDIVADVGPVIAAPVRTVADVNAIKPIDPQSIAPVFDAVELLVAELGDTPLIGFAGAPFTLASYLVEGGPSRHHARTKAMMLAEPATWHALMTKLTDLTIEFLLGQIRAGVDAIQVFDSWAGMLSLADYRQYALPHSARVFATLAEHGVPMTHFGVGTAELLGAMSEAVKPGTAKVVGVDWRTALADAAARVQPGTALQGNLDPVVLLAGWPAVERAARAVVDDGRRAVDAGAAGYVFNLGHGVLPQTDPGVLTDLVSLVHSL, encoded by the coding sequence ATGAGTACCCGTCGCGACCTTCCGCAGTCGCCCTATCTGGCCGCGGTGGCCGGCCGCAAACCCAGCCGAGTACCGGTGTGGTTCATGCGGCAGGCCGGCCGCTCACTGCCGGAATACCGGGCGCTGCGCCGCCAGCACAGCATGCTGGCCGCCTGCTTCGAACCCGAGGTGGCCTGCGAGGTCACCATGCAACCGATCCGCCGCTACCACGTCGATGCCGCGATCCTGTTCTCCGACATCGTGGTACCGCTGCGCGCGGCCGGTGTGGACTTGGACATCGTGGCCGATGTCGGACCCGTCATCGCTGCGCCGGTGCGTACGGTTGCCGATGTCAACGCGATCAAACCCATTGACCCCCAGTCGATTGCGCCGGTGTTCGACGCGGTTGAGCTGTTGGTCGCCGAGCTGGGTGACACTCCGCTGATCGGATTCGCCGGAGCGCCCTTCACGTTGGCCTCCTACCTGGTCGAGGGCGGACCCAGCCGCCACCATGCCCGGACCAAGGCGATGATGTTGGCCGAGCCCGCGACCTGGCATGCGTTGATGACCAAGTTGACCGACCTGACCATCGAATTTCTGCTCGGTCAGATCCGTGCCGGGGTGGATGCCATCCAGGTGTTCGACTCGTGGGCGGGAATGTTGTCGTTGGCCGACTACCGCCAGTACGCGTTGCCGCACAGCGCGCGGGTATTCGCCACGCTGGCCGAGCATGGTGTTCCGATGACGCACTTCGGGGTCGGCACCGCAGAACTGCTGGGTGCGATGTCGGAGGCGGTCAAGCCGGGGACGGCGAAGGTGGTCGGCGTGGACTGGCGCACCGCGCTGGCCGATGCCGCCGCCCGGGTGCAACCCGGCACCGCGCTGCAGGGCAACCTGGATCCGGTGGTGCTGCTGGCGGGCTGGCCCGCGGTGGAACGCGCCGCACGCGCCGTCGTCGACGATGGACGTCGGGCCGTCGACGCGGGTGCGGCCGGGTACGTCTTCAATCTGGGGCACGGGGTACTGCCGCAGACCGATCCGGGGGTGCTGACCGACCTGGTGTCACTGGTTCACTCGCTATGA